GTTAGTTTCACATTATGAATTATGAATATAAttctcctgtcttggcctcctaGGGTCTAGGATTACAGTTACGTGCTACTCCATCACCCAGCTcagcctgaatttttttttttttttaatatcctttGCCCAGTGATCATTCTGGTCTTTATTTAGCTGTCCCACAATtgcccataaccccagcactgaagtgagtgtaggcaggaggatctctggggcttgctggcctccAGCCTAGCTGAGAAAACTTGAGTTCAGGAAGAGACAGAGTAGAATTCTGAGAGCctatttctggcctctgtgtacaGGCACACAAATGTGCATCTGCACACAAGTGTGTGCATACACTCACAGAtatatagacataaataaatcatatttttgtaattatatgtgtgtgaggggagatgtgtagatgtgtgcagatgcctgcaAAGGACAAAAGAAGGCAGCGGattctctagagctggagttacaagtggttgagagctgggaactgaacttatgTCCTCAGCAAGAATAGTACAcactcttgggctggagagatggctcagaggttaagagcactgctcttctttcagaggtcctgagttcaattcccagcaaccacatggtagctcacaaccatctgtaatgagatctggtgacctcttatgccatgcaggcagaacactgcatacataacaaatacatcttttttaaaaaagtacactcttaaccactgagccacctctttagTCTCCACAAATTAGTAAAttaagttcttttgttttgttttgtttaaagacagggttcctctgtgtagctctggctgtcttggaacttgctctatagaccaagctgaccttgaactcacacaaatttgcctgcctctgcgtcctgagtattgggattaaaatgtccacttcctcctccatctccaccaccaccaccaccaccaccaccacctccaccaccaccaccaccaccacccacctccaccaccaccaccacctccaccaccacctccacctccaccaccacctccaccaccaccacctccaccaccaccaccaccaccaccaccaccaccaccaccaccacctccaccaccatctccaccaccacctccaccaccacctccaccaccaccaccacctccaccaccacctccacctccaccaccacctccaccacctccaccacctccaccaccaccaccgccgccgccgccgccgtcgccGCTGCTATTAGtaagtatctttaaaaaagaaaagactcaaGCTTCTACAGCTGTCAAGGATTTAACAAAACCCAGCATGCAGCCAGCTGTTCCCTGAGCACCTGTCGAGTGCGCGCTAAGGCTGCACACTTAACAAAAGCAGGTCCCAGCTGCTGCCTCTGAGATAGACTTCAAATAGAATCTCGAGATGAACAGGTAtcttagttaagatttctgttgctgggataaaacaccatgaccaaatgtaacctggggagaaaaggctttatttatttcagcACTGGTTGTTGCTCATCATGAAGGGATGTCTGGGCCAGAACATGGAGGCAAACTAAAACTGAAaccatggaaggatgctgctcactgacttgctcctcatggcttgctcagcctgcttgtctttttttttcttcttcttcaagacatggtttctctgtatagccttgactACTctggaaactcactctgtagagcaggctggcctcaaactcagagacccacttacttctgcctcccaagtgcgtggattaaatgcatgcgccaccatgcctggctttttaaagatttcttttctttttattttatatgtgtgtgtattttgcttgcatgtaggGAGTTAGAttcactggaactagagttacagatggtttgaaccaccctgtggatgctgggaattgtacgggtcctctataagaacatccagtactcttaactagTGAGTTCTCTCTGCAGcccctggcttgctttcttatactatcCAGGGCAACCTGCCAAGGGATAGCACTGCCTCTAGTGAGGTGAGGCCAACTACATCAATAATTCATCAAGAACgtgcaccacagacttgcctacacagtctcatggaggcatcttctcagtggAGAGTCCCTCTCCCCAAATGGGTCTAGTCCATGTCAAGGTGACACAAAGCTAACCAACACACCAGGCGTCAGGAGGACAAGTGCAGGGCACGAACAGCTGGGGATGTCTGGGCACCAGGCAAGGTTCCACAGAGGGGCTCTACAAACTTCAGTCCAGAGAGGACGGTGGAAGCAAAGCCTATGAAAACCGGAAGGGGGAAAAGCTGGACGTGGAGGTGCATGCTTAAAATCAGTTCtcaaaagccaaggcaggaggactgcctcAAGTCTGAGAAGAGCCCGATCTGCTATAGGGGTGGACAACCTGCTTTCCAGGTTAGCCAATGCTACCTAGTAAAACtctggtgggagggaggaagggaggcacaGTGGAGGGCAGGGGGTGTGGAGAGGCATCCACTGGGGAGATTTTGTGCTACACAGTGACAGTGAGCACAAGAGGATGAAAAAGACCAAAAAGCCTGAACACAGGGACCAAGGTTGAGAGCTGAGGACAATACTGAGGCCAGCAGGAGCTGAACCAGGTGGCTTTGGAGGATAGCTCCTTGGACTTGGAAAAGGCAAGCTtgggggaatggggagggggggaCCCATGGAAAGTAGGGTTGGATGGGGACTCTTTTAAAGCCACAGTACTGGTGGAAAATCAGAATTGAGGCAAGGAAGGACCCTATCTATAAATGTATGCATGAATCACGTCTCTAAGATGCACATGTGGGTTGGgcatatagttcagtggtaaaacACTTGTCTAGCAATCCCCAGCACTTAATAAATAATCCCCAGCTCAAGGTCAAGCACCGCATTCactgatctctgcttcctgcctacaGACAACAATGTgggtgcaagatggctcagaaggtaaaggcacttgccaccaaacctgtcCATATCAGTGTGATCCCCTGGTCCCatgtagtggaaggagaggatcgacttctgaaagctgtcctctgattgcTCCATGCCCACAAATACAGATATCCTGTGGCCGGCTACCTCATGTTGCTAGCCTCCTACTGCCATTACCTACTTGCCAAGGTGGACTGCATCCCCTACCTTGAGCTGGGAGCCAGCATAAACCCTTGCTTCTTGAAGTTGCTTCTGTTAATTTCATCACACggatgtggtggcgcacgcctttaatcccagcagttgggagacagaggccggtggatgtctgtgagttcaaggccagcctgctctacatggtgagttctaggacagccagggctacatagagagcgcctgtctcagaaaaataaaaataaaactaggaTTTTGTCACCACAAAGCCacatgaaaagtaactaatacacgaGTAAGATTAAGGAAAAGGAGGTATGATGGAGGCAGGGAACATACCTTGTGTAGGCTGGTCATGCCATCATCATCGACCAGGCGGGGGTTGGACCCGTGGGAGAGGAGCAGTCGTGCGATTTCTGTGTGGCCACAGTAGCTGGCCCGGTGCAAAGCTGTGGCACCCCCGTGGGTCTGGGCATCACACTTTGCTCCACTTTCCAGCAGGAATTGGCAAACAGCATAGTGTCCATTACGGCTAGCATAATGCTGCAGGGGGCAGAGGCGGACGTCAGAGAGCAAGGTCCTGGCAGGTGACGAGGGCTCTGGCTCTCCATCAAGGGGCGGGCCTGGAGTGGGCTCAGGGACACTGTGCTCTTCCATTAATTAAAATACCCAGCTGCTCATGATGCTGCCACAATCAAAAGGGGAGGTGACTAAGGGTACAGTGTAGGTGCGAGAGGCTTGTCAGCCATGGTGGCGCAGAcctgtgtctgtaatcccaggaggaTCAGGGTCATCCTCcacacacagcaagtttgaggctaacctgggttatatgagagcctatttcaaaagatgaaacaacCAGCTTcaaagccaggcaaggtggcatATGTGTATAATCTCAGtgctcgggaggtagaggcaggaatgactccaaggccagcctgggccacagagtgaacccttccaaagacaaaaaaaccaagagccagtgagatgactcatgGGCTAAAAGTACTTACTACCAAGTCTGGTGACTTAAGTTCTACCCGCAGAACTTACACAGTGGAAAGAATGAAACAACTCCtaaaatttgtcctctgatctccacatacacGCTGTGGCAAGCTGGTGCCCCAGTGCGCAAGcgcgcgcaaacacacacacacacacacacacacacacacacacacagacgcacactcTCTAGAGGGCTTTGCTGGAAGTAAAGGGGAGAGAGCAGGCAGCGCAGAGTTCAAGCCTCTCCTGTAACTCACCAGTGCAGTGTAACCAGCAGAGTCAGGCTGGCTAGGGTCTGTGGCCTTCTGGATGAAATACTTCACTCGGCCCAGGTCTCCATTCAGGGCTGCCGACCAGATTCCTGCAGAAAGCCAATCAAAGCGCTAAGCACTGCTgcatgatggttttttttttttccttttttctttctttcttttttaaaaaataatttcttctactTTTTGACTGATGCTTCTCATCTGTAAGTTAGAGCTTGGGACCCTCCATCTACATTTCGCCAGGAAGCAAGCAATAATCCCATGCTAAGAATTGTTATAATCTGGATCTGTCATAAAAACTGATACAGGGCGGTGgcggtgcttgcctttaatcccagcagtcagggggcagaggcagcggcaggtggatttgtgagttagaggctggcctggtctacagagcaagttccaggagagtcaggactgttacagagaccctgtctcaaaacaaacagctGGTCTGGGAACGGTGAGATGGCGTAGCAGGGAAAGTGCccgacgacctgagttcaatcccccatagctacacggtggaaggagaaaactgactgttACGTAAGTGTTGTCCAAACTCATACCCTGACACTCCACACaccctaaatttaaaaataagtaaattattgaaataaaatgacCACGAATAGGTTGATCAATATTACAAATCAAGTTGATGAGAGAATTAATTAGTGATTTGGAATTCACTCACAATGCAGCAtaaaatgatggaaaaaaaaaaaaaaagaggtaaggGAACATGGAAGAGAACATGTGCCAACATACTTCTAAAAGGAATCACAGAGAGATGTGCGAGGTGTAACTGGTGCCATGTTATTGCAGGGCTCCAGGAACCTGACCTTACTGGTATAGTAAGGAAGCCCAGACGCATGGACGCACAGAAAAGCTAGGAAGCTGGGACTAGTGGACTGGGCTGTCTGATGGAGAATTGCAGCAGCCCAGACACtcagcatttattttattatttattacatacagTTTAATAATATATCTATTATTATATAATAACCAGGGTTACTATCGAACAAAAGGGTGAGGTTAttacatacagctgaacaaggaggcggggttattatatacagctgaacaaggaggcaggtttagctaaCATCAGTAGGGGCAATCTCTGTAGAGGAGCATCTTCAGGCAATAAATATCCAGAGGGAGAAATGGTAGACATTTCTGTCAACATCTGCACATGGACCAGAGGAAGAATTTGCTATCCCTCTGAGCCTCgccccggtgtgtgtgtgtgtgtgtgtgtgtgtgtgtgtgtgtgtgtgtgtgtgtgcgcgcaccaGCCATTTCCCCATAGGTCTGAGGCTAGGGTTcttaccatgcccagctcatgtcaacaacacacattcactcagggcttcctctgctccccacaaaTGGGAAAGATACTGGGTGAAGAGATAAGAAATGTTCAGAAATAAAGATAATCATAAATTGGGcctgtagcacacacctttaatctcagcatttgggagacagaggcaggtagattatAGACGAatctctaaacagtcttattaaataagaaacacagagccaaagacAGGGGTGAAAGCCGAAGAGATCATAGAAATAGTGAGGGCCACCAACTAACCTTTGCTCACCACGCCgtcatagcttcccaagagaactgaaccagcttcttcctgtctaacctgggcttttattgccttgttgttctgccctcTTATTGGCTCTTagccagccacctcacttccttgtcactacctgtctggacagacctccaggtctctatgggtggctatgacctctgatctccaggcaaactttatttattaacataaaaataaaataacaccacatttcagcacaaataaaatatcaccacagtagatctctgtgcattcaaggtcagcctggactaaatagttccaggatagccagagctacatagtgagatcctgtctcaaaacaaaacaaaacaaaaaaccaaaaagaacccaaaacaacaacaacaaacaaaccaacaacaaaaaccagagctGGAAGAAGATGGTTCAGCACTTGTTGCTctcctagaggacctgggtttgattcctagcacccataaggtggctcacaaccatctgcaactcccgTTTCAGGAGATCCGATCCCCTCTTCTGTCCAGGCACATACatgacacacaggcaaaacatacacatgctttaaataaatatatatatttaaacccGTGatcagcgagatggctcagcagttaagagtacttgctagggctggacagtggtggtgcacgcctttaatcccagcactaaggaggcagaggcaggtggatctctgtgagttcaaggccagcctggtctacagagcaagttccaggacagatggagctaatagtgagaccctatctagaCATACTGACAGACATACTGATaaaacagaatacacacacacacacacatttacacacacatacacacatacacacacatatacacacatacacacacaaatacacatacacacatatacacatatacacacacatatacacacacaaatacacatacacacacacatacacacatacacacacaaacacaaatacacacatatacacacacaaacacacacatatacacacacacaaacacacacatatacacacacacaaaaacacacacatatacacaaacacacacatatactcacacaaacacacacacaaacacacatacacacatatacacacacacaataactgaattaaaaattaaaaaattagtaataaatgaatttaaaactaaaaaatatcatttaCAGGAAACATTCACACAACAGGTGAGCATCTGTATCACATGtgggaaataataaaagaataagcaAACGAAAAAGCAGCAGGTGATACTcaaactatttcatttttatctttccaaGACcaagtgtctcactgtgtatacCTGCTttgtctggctttgaacttgtaacCTTCCTGCCTCCGCCTTGGAGTCAAACTGCTCTAATGAGCAAAGTGCTAATGTAACAGAATAACCTGGAAGGTCCCTGCTTTGAACATGACAAGGTTTCTTTCTCAACAGAGCCAGGTTATGAGGAGTCAGTCTGTGCATGTCAGGATAGCTGTGACACACAAAAATGTCTCTAGACCTTTACTGGGCATAACTGTCCCCAGGGGAGGACTCTATAAGGCATAAGGAAGGTTTCTCTGAAGAGGTGTCATAGAACGGAGAGCCGAAGGAAAAGCTTCAGTTAGCCGGAAGACTGTCTAGCAAACAAAACGAATGGAGTCAATCAGGCAAAGAAAGGCCTTGCATACTTGAGAAACCCAAAGGGGACCGCGGCAAGGGTGAGAACTATAATGAGGGTACACAAACAGAGCTTTGTAGTCACAATGGAGAACTAAGAGCaacaggaggggctgggagacagccgttaagagcactggctgctcaggAGAGGACGGggtcagtgcccagcacccagctcaccaccatctgtaactgcaattccagggactctgatccgatgcccttttctggcctccatgggcgcCAGGCAcgtgtggtatacagacataatTCTGACAAACACATAACACATAATaatcttcaattttttaaaaagaaagtaaatgtaATACTCTCCCTTTCTATTATTGTCCAATGGTAGAGAGCGAAAACACCGCAAGGGGGCGTGAGAGGAAGTCGGAGGTCCTATTATACCCCTAGCCCAAAGGATGGCAGCAGCCAGATAAAGGGTGCAGGC
The sequence above is drawn from the Onychomys torridus chromosome 18, mOncTor1.1, whole genome shotgun sequence genome and encodes:
- the Ankrd39 gene encoding ankyrin repeat domain-containing protein 39 isoform X3 — translated: MAAPQPCADGSCCSHPGAVPGVQQTLEEMDFDRGIWSAALNGDLGRVKYFIQKATDPSQPDSAGYTALHYASRNGHYAVCQFLLESGAKCDAQTHGGATALHRASYCGHTEIARLLLSHGSNPRLVDDDGMTSLHKVCSLPPSYLLFLNLTRKRVTRTFAPSCYSTAQP
- the Ankrd39 gene encoding ankyrin repeat domain-containing protein 39 isoform X2, whose product is MAAPQPCADGSCCSHPGAVPGVQQTLEEMDFDRGIWSAALNGDLGRVKYFIQKATDPSQPDSAGYTALHYASRNGHYAVCQFLLESGAKCDAQTHGGATALHRASYCGHTEIARLLLSHGSNPRLVDDDGMTSLHKHSPALKAVRDRKARRACDLLPCNSGLWDLLAG
- the Ankrd39 gene encoding ankyrin repeat domain-containing protein 39 isoform X1, producing the protein MAAPQPCADGSCCSHPGAVPGVQQTLEEMDFDRGIWSAALNGDLGRVKYFIQKATDPSQPDSAGYTALHYASRNGHYAVCQFLLESGAKCDAQTHGGATALHRASYCGHTEIARLLLSHGSNPRLVDDDGMTSLHKAAEKGHEDICSLLLQHSPALKAVRDRKARRACDLLPCNSGLWDLLAG